Proteins encoded by one window of Luteolibacter flavescens:
- the pncA gene encoding bifunctional nicotinamidase/pyrazinamidase, with the protein MNQHALILVDLQNDFLPGGALGVPGGDEVIPIANQLMDGFEIIVATQDWHPPDHGSFAANHPGHQLFESIDLHGLPQTLWPVHCVENTGGALFAKGLDTRRITRVFQKGTRTEIDSYSGFHDNGRRHSTGLAGWLREQGVTHVTICGIATDYCVKFTALDAVAEGFQVTLHLPACRGVDLKPGDIEAAIGEMRGKGVTITE; encoded by the coding sequence ATGAACCAACACGCTCTCATCCTCGTCGACCTGCAGAATGACTTCCTTCCCGGCGGTGCCCTCGGGGTGCCGGGTGGGGATGAAGTCATCCCGATCGCCAACCAGCTCATGGATGGTTTTGAAATCATCGTGGCCACGCAGGACTGGCATCCGCCGGATCACGGCAGCTTCGCGGCGAACCATCCCGGGCATCAACTCTTCGAGAGCATCGATCTCCACGGCCTGCCGCAGACCCTCTGGCCGGTGCATTGCGTGGAGAATACCGGCGGCGCGCTCTTTGCAAAGGGGCTCGATACCCGCCGCATCACCCGCGTCTTCCAAAAAGGAACGCGCACGGAGATCGATAGCTACAGCGGCTTTCACGACAATGGACGCCGTCACTCCACGGGCCTCGCCGGGTGGCTGCGCGAGCAAGGCGTGACGCACGTCACCATCTGCGGGATCGCCACGGACTACTGCGTGAAATTCACCGCCCTGGATGCCGTGGCGGAGGGCTTCCAGGTCACGCTCCACCTGCCCGCCTGCCGCGGCGTGGACCTGAAGCCCGGTGACATCGAGGCGGCCATCGGGGAGATGCGCGGGAAAGGAGTGACGATCACCGAATGA
- the pnuC gene encoding nicotinamide riboside transporter PnuC, with translation MTADARRFRLEAIGVSALSVVLLLCAWRKWLPLDLTEAFGFATGATCVWLVTRGNIWNWPIGLVNNIVFAILFWRARLYADFGLQGVYFALGVWGWWHWLHGGANHSKLTVSRTRRAEWIGIALFLTLGTWGLREVLIAVNGAAPLWDALTTTLCLAAQYLLCRKRLENWWLWITADIIYVPLYISRGLPLTAILYAGFIGLCIVGLARWRKELAAA, from the coding sequence ATGACAGCCGACGCGCGCAGGTTCCGGCTTGAGGCCATCGGCGTGTCCGCGCTCTCCGTGGTGCTGCTGCTCTGTGCCTGGCGGAAGTGGCTACCGCTGGACCTGACGGAGGCATTCGGCTTCGCCACCGGAGCCACATGCGTCTGGCTGGTCACACGCGGCAATATCTGGAACTGGCCCATCGGCCTCGTGAACAATATCGTGTTCGCGATCCTCTTCTGGCGTGCCCGGCTCTACGCGGACTTCGGCCTGCAGGGCGTCTATTTCGCCCTCGGCGTGTGGGGCTGGTGGCATTGGCTGCATGGCGGTGCGAATCACTCGAAGCTCACCGTCTCCCGGACGCGACGCGCGGAGTGGATCGGCATCGCCCTCTTTCTCACGCTGGGCACGTGGGGACTGCGTGAAGTGCTCATCGCGGTGAATGGGGCGGCACCGCTCTGGGACGCGCTGACCACCACGCTGTGCCTCGCCGCCCAATACCTGCTGTGCCGGAAGCGTCTGGAAAACTGGTGGCTGTGGATCACCGCGGACATCATCTACGTGCCGCTCTACATCTCGCGTGGCCTTCCACTCACCGCGATCCTTTACGCGGGCTTCATCGGCCTGTGCATCGTCGGCCTCGCACGATGGAGAAAGGAGCTGGCCGCGGCATGA